The Candidatus Polarisedimenticolia bacterium genome contains a region encoding:
- a CDS encoding DUF362 domain-containing protein, with product MPKSKVAVLRTEPETIFQDYSRLMRLAGYRDILDPASPLLIKLNLSWTKYFPACSSQPWQLEGVLQTLREDGYPGSLLTPVENKTVVTEPWAGARNNRWLPVLDRFGLKFQPLTEVEWIVYRFKSPLLMLNRIFPEGIEIPSIYPGRNVLHLPTVKTHGHSTTTGSIKNAFGGLLKEVRHYAHKHIHEVLVDLVMMQKELHPAVFTVMDGTVAGNGAGPRTMEPIVKDTLLAAADSVAIDAVAAKLMGFDPMSIPYLRMAHDRGLGTADPRDIEIVGTSVQGPGWGFHAKRSFVIWGDQMLRLGPLRFLEKIALHSPLVVWAPFASNVYHDWLWYPTVGKMKIARFRGSKWGQLFDGRYGGGSRAGAGQAAPMPASSPGASR from the coding sequence TTGCCTAAATCGAAAGTCGCCGTCCTCCGCACAGAGCCCGAGACGATCTTCCAGGACTATTCTCGCCTGATGCGCCTGGCGGGTTACCGGGACATCCTCGACCCGGCGTCGCCGCTGCTGATCAAGCTCAACCTCTCCTGGACGAAATACTTCCCTGCCTGCTCGAGCCAGCCCTGGCAGCTGGAAGGGGTCCTGCAGACGCTGCGCGAGGACGGCTATCCGGGATCCCTCTTGACGCCGGTCGAGAACAAGACGGTGGTGACCGAGCCCTGGGCTGGAGCGCGCAACAACCGCTGGCTCCCGGTGCTCGATCGCTTCGGGCTGAAGTTCCAGCCCCTCACCGAGGTGGAATGGATCGTCTATCGCTTCAAGTCCCCCCTGCTGATGCTCAATCGGATTTTCCCGGAGGGGATCGAGATTCCTTCCATCTATCCGGGCCGCAACGTGCTGCACCTGCCGACCGTCAAGACCCACGGTCATTCCACCACGACGGGATCGATCAAGAACGCTTTCGGCGGGCTCCTCAAGGAGGTGCGGCACTACGCCCACAAGCACATTCACGAGGTGCTCGTGGACCTGGTGATGATGCAGAAGGAGCTTCATCCGGCCGTTTTCACGGTGATGGACGGCACGGTGGCCGGAAATGGCGCCGGGCCCCGCACCATGGAGCCGATCGTCAAGGATACGCTGCTGGCGGCGGCCGACTCGGTCGCGATCGACGCAGTCGCCGCCAAGCTGATGGGGTTCGATCCGATGTCGATTCCTTACCTGAGGATGGCCCACGACCGGGGGCTCGGCACGGCCGACCCGCGCGACATCGAGATCGTCGGCACCTCGGTCCAAGGGCCGGGATGGGGATTCCACGCCAAGCGCAGCTTCGTGATCTGGGGGGACCAGATGCTGCGTCTCGGGCCGCTGCGCTTCCTGGAGAAGATCGCCCTGCACTCTCCGCTGGTGGTCTGGGCGCCCTTCGCCTCGAACGTCTACCACGACTGGCTCTGGTACCCGACGGTCGGAAAAATGAAGATCGCCCGGTTCCGTGGCAGCAAGTGGGGGCAACTGTTCGATGGCAGGTACGGGGGCGGGTCGCGCGCGGGCGCCGGCCAGGCCGCGCCGATGCCAGCCTCCTCGCCCGGCGCTTCCCGCTGA
- a CDS encoding XdhC family protein, with protein MSLRFHASVVDALRRGRRLVIATVIESVGSAPRKPGACMAVFDDGTIVDSVGGGALEALVVQDARALLASGGSLVREYSLKESSEPESTGMICGGAVRVHLQSEFPPERLVIFGAGHVGAALAALAPGLGFDATVLDDREEFLEASRFPAEVARFLAGRDFAGSLPRLDEETFVAVVTRCHRSDLAALRRILPTPVRYVGLIGSRRKIRLLSVRLREEGIPPERLEALHAPIGLSIGACTPAEIAVSIAAELIQVRRGSAAEERSPGRLSAKRFAARPLGSEL; from the coding sequence ATGTCCCTGCGCTTTCATGCATCGGTGGTCGACGCGCTGCGCCGCGGCCGGCGACTGGTGATCGCCACGGTCATCGAATCGGTCGGCTCGGCCCCGCGCAAGCCAGGCGCCTGCATGGCAGTCTTCGACGACGGAACGATAGTCGACTCCGTGGGAGGAGGGGCTTTGGAAGCCCTGGTCGTTCAGGACGCGCGTGCCCTTCTCGCATCGGGTGGTTCCCTGGTGAGGGAATACTCTCTGAAGGAGAGCTCGGAGCCGGAGAGCACCGGGATGATCTGCGGAGGGGCCGTGCGCGTGCACCTGCAATCCGAGTTTCCGCCCGAGCGCCTGGTGATCTTCGGAGCCGGACATGTCGGAGCCGCGCTCGCGGCGCTGGCGCCCGGCCTGGGCTTCGATGCCACCGTGCTCGACGATCGGGAGGAATTCTTGGAGGCTTCCCGCTTTCCCGCCGAGGTGGCCCGCTTCCTGGCCGGGCGTGATTTCGCCGGAAGCCTGCCGCGGCTGGACGAGGAGACCTTCGTGGCCGTGGTGACGCGTTGCCACCGCAGCGACCTGGCGGCGCTGCGTCGGATCCTTCCGACCCCGGTGCGCTACGTCGGACTGATCGGCAGCCGCCGCAAGATCCGACTTCTGTCGGTGCGGCTGCGCGAAGAGGGGATACCGCCCGAGCGTCTGGAGGCGCTGCACGCCCCCATCGGATTGTCGATCGGCGCCTGCACGCCCGCCGAAATCGCCGTCAGCATCGCGGCCGAGCTGATCCAGGTACGTCGCGGCTCGGCGGCAGAGGAGCGGAGTCCGGGCCGCCTGAGTGCAAAACGGTTCGCGGCGCGCCCCCTGGGCAGCGAGCTCTGA
- a CDS encoding decaprenyl-phosphate phosphoribosyltransferase has protein sequence MPEPRTPSGFKRTFLDLLESTRPQQWIKNLLLFAPLLFAKKLSDRHRIVEALAAFAVFCALSAGVYLLNDLLDRNRDLSHPVKSRRPIASGRLRPGTVIAALLILFAGGLLSAWRLSPAFAATALSYVLLNLAYSFYLKEKVILDVMAIAFGFVLRALAGAVAIDVEISPWLILCTILLSLFLAFCKRRCELESLEQDSANHRITLGEYSLVFLDQMISITTASTVVCYSFYTISPEVEEKLGTQHLFITIPFVLYGIFRYLYLVHRKGQGGNPASSLLADRPLLVCVGLWAAVVAAILYHYH, from the coding sequence ATGCCGGAGCCCCGGACGCCCAGCGGCTTCAAGCGTACCTTTCTCGACCTCCTGGAATCCACCCGCCCCCAGCAGTGGATCAAGAACCTTCTTCTCTTCGCACCGCTCCTGTTCGCCAAGAAGCTGTCCGACAGGCACCGCATCGTCGAGGCGCTCGCCGCGTTCGCCGTCTTCTGCGCCCTGTCGGCGGGGGTCTACCTGCTCAACGATCTGCTCGACCGCAATAGGGATCTGAGCCATCCGGTCAAGTCGCGCCGGCCGATCGCCTCGGGCCGCCTGCGCCCGGGCACGGTGATCGCCGCGCTCCTGATCCTCTTCGCCGGAGGTCTCCTATCTGCCTGGCGGCTCTCCCCGGCCTTCGCGGCGACCGCCCTGTCCTACGTCCTGCTGAATCTCGCCTATTCCTTCTATCTCAAGGAAAAGGTCATCCTGGACGTCATGGCGATCGCCTTCGGGTTCGTGCTGAGGGCCCTGGCGGGAGCGGTCGCCATCGACGTGGAAATCTCCCCCTGGCTCATCCTGTGCACCATTCTGTTGTCGCTATTCCTGGCCTTCTGCAAGCGGCGCTGTGAGCTGGAATCGCTGGAGCAGGATTCGGCGAACCATCGGATCACGCTGGGGGAGTATTCTCTGGTCTTTCTGGACCAGATGATCTCGATCACCACGGCTTCGACCGTGGTCTGCTACTCCTTCTACACCATCTCCCCCGAGGTGGAGGAGAAGCTCGGCACGCAGCATCTGTTCATCACCATCCCTTTCGTCCTGTATGGGATCTTCCGCTACCTCTACCTGGTCCATCGCAAGGGGCAGGGCGGAAACCCCGCCTCGTCCCTTCTCGCCGATCGACCGCTGCTGGTGTGCGTCGGATTGTGGGCGGCCGTGGTGGCCGCCATCCTCTATCACTACCACTGA
- the recG gene encoding ATP-dependent DNA helicase RecG, producing MRLKRVKEDRLRLSTPLSGVRGIGETRAAALAEAGLRRVEDLLLTLPMRYEDRGRCASIASLSCGDRATLRAQVEWLRIMGSRKRGFAVLEAELRDDTGSLLAAWYNQVYLRNLLKPGTEIVLYGEVGSSASRPGRLLLKNPQFEVLGEDPTGIHTGRIVPIYRKTAGLSTRSLRSLIHRILAALPLQLPETLPPFLSARPDLCPRGTAFREAHFPAPGTSQDQLEEKKTAAQRRLAMEELYRLQRSFARARRLRSRRRAVACPAPADLRDRLRRMCAFHLTVAQERALGEILADLERPFPMQRLLQGDVGSGKTIVALLAAVSAMEAGLQVAWMVPTEVLAQQQMRCTLELLRGTRFRAALLTSRTRESWEAGSGPDADLVVGTHSLIQESVQLVRLGLVVIDEQHRFGVRQRDRLERKGRDLHRLLMTATPIPRSLAHACYGDLDVSVIDELPPGRVPIRTVVRRDADRERIYRFIREEVARGGRAAFVLPAVQAGKAPERSAVAAREKLAASIFPDFKVGLLHGGLDPAAREQALREFAEGAAPVLVSTTVVEVGVDVPEASVIVVEQADRFGLSQLHQMRGRVGRGSRPSWCILIPTEGASPEALERIRILREVSDGFEIARRDLEMRGPGELRGLRQSGVPDLRVADLSRDLDLLEAARLAVSRVAMTDKDS from the coding sequence GTGAGATTGAAGCGCGTGAAGGAAGATCGGCTGCGGCTTTCCACGCCGCTGTCCGGCGTACGCGGCATCGGCGAGACGCGCGCCGCGGCTCTGGCGGAGGCGGGATTGCGCCGCGTCGAGGACCTGCTCTTGACGCTGCCGATGCGCTACGAGGATCGCGGGCGCTGCGCTTCCATCGCGTCGCTTTCCTGCGGGGATCGGGCCACCCTCCGGGCGCAGGTCGAGTGGCTGCGCATCATGGGATCGAGGAAAAGGGGCTTTGCCGTCCTGGAAGCGGAGCTGCGCGATGACACCGGCAGCCTGCTCGCCGCCTGGTACAACCAGGTCTACCTGCGCAACCTGCTCAAGCCCGGGACCGAAATCGTCCTCTACGGTGAGGTGGGAAGCTCAGCCTCCCGCCCGGGAAGGCTCCTGCTCAAGAACCCGCAATTCGAAGTCCTCGGTGAGGATCCGACCGGCATTCATACCGGGCGAATCGTGCCCATCTACCGCAAGACCGCCGGGCTCTCGACGCGCTCGCTGCGCTCCCTGATCCATCGCATTCTCGCCGCCCTTCCGCTCCAGCTGCCCGAGACGCTGCCGCCGTTTCTCTCCGCTCGCCCCGACCTGTGCCCGCGCGGGACCGCTTTCCGCGAAGCGCATTTCCCCGCGCCCGGGACTTCCCAGGATCAGCTCGAGGAGAAGAAAACAGCGGCCCAGCGCCGCCTCGCCATGGAGGAGCTCTATCGCCTGCAGCGGAGCTTCGCGCGGGCGCGCCGGCTGCGATCCCGCCGTCGCGCTGTTGCGTGCCCGGCCCCGGCCGATTTGCGGGACCGCCTGCGGAGAATGTGCGCGTTCCATCTAACGGTGGCCCAGGAGCGCGCCCTGGGAGAAATCCTCGCCGACCTGGAGCGCCCCTTTCCGATGCAGCGGCTTCTCCAGGGAGACGTCGGATCCGGCAAGACGATCGTGGCGTTGCTCGCCGCCGTCTCCGCCATGGAGGCGGGGCTGCAGGTCGCCTGGATGGTTCCCACCGAGGTCCTGGCGCAGCAGCAGATGCGCTGCACGCTGGAGCTCCTGCGGGGCACCCGGTTTCGGGCCGCCCTTCTCACGTCGCGCACGCGCGAGTCATGGGAAGCGGGCTCCGGCCCGGACGCGGATCTGGTCGTGGGGACGCACTCCTTGATCCAGGAAAGCGTCCAGCTCGTTCGACTGGGACTCGTAGTCATCGACGAGCAGCATCGCTTCGGCGTCCGACAGCGCGACCGGCTGGAGCGGAAAGGCCGCGATCTGCATCGTCTCCTGATGACCGCGACCCCCATCCCGCGATCTCTGGCGCATGCCTGCTACGGTGACCTGGACGTCTCGGTGATCGACGAGCTGCCCCCGGGAAGGGTGCCGATACGCACCGTGGTGCGGCGCGACGCCGATCGGGAGCGCATCTACCGCTTCATCCGGGAAGAAGTGGCGCGAGGAGGACGCGCTGCATTCGTGCTTCCGGCCGTGCAGGCAGGCAAGGCCCCGGAGAGATCGGCGGTGGCCGCCCGTGAGAAGCTCGCGGCTTCCATCTTCCCGGATTTCAAGGTGGGTCTGCTGCACGGCGGCCTCGATCCGGCGGCGCGCGAGCAGGCGCTGCGCGAGTTCGCGGAAGGGGCGGCGCCCGTACTCGTCTCCACCACCGTCGTGGAGGTAGGCGTCGACGTCCCGGAAGCGTCGGTGATCGTCGTGGAGCAGGCGGATCGCTTCGGCCTGTCGCAGCTGCACCAGATGCGCGGCCGCGTCGGACGGGGCTCTCGTCCGTCGTGGTGCATCCTGATCCCGACCGAGGGAGCATCGCCGGAAGCTCTGGAGAGGATTCGTATATTACGGGAGGTGAGCGATGGCTTCGAGATCGCAAGAAGAGATCTCGAGATGCGAGGACCCGGCGAGCTGCGCGGATTGCGACAGTCCGGAGTTCCGGATCTTCGCGTGGCCGATCTCTCCAGAGATTTGGATCTGCTGGAAGCGGCGCGTCTCGCCGTATCGCGCGTTGCAATGACCGATAAGGACTCCTGA
- a CDS encoding helix-turn-helix domain-containing protein → MARREEILTSAEARRYLKIGRTKLWQLTKEQVIPCYRLGSSRNATIRYKRSELLKWLEKHRFVPTGPMAGNGQGDGH, encoded by the coding sequence ATGGCGAGAAGAGAGGAAATCCTGACCAGCGCTGAGGCCCGTCGCTACTTGAAGATCGGACGGACCAAGCTATGGCAGCTCACCAAGGAGCAGGTGATTCCCTGCTACCGGCTGGGGAGCTCGCGCAACGCAACGATCCGGTACAAGCGCTCCGAGCTGCTGAAGTGGCTCGAGAAGCACCGCTTCGTGCCGACCGGGCCGATGGCGGGGAATGGGCAAGGCGACGGGCATTGA
- a CDS encoding aminoglycoside phosphotransferase family protein — translation MIGATSESFRSFAAEGLGVAPRDLTVMMIHRPHEDKNYVDQSIYFYFLPQQRYPAVVGKVGFDRDGARYLEREHRGLQALVSRGPAIPIESVPRPILYREISGNYLLLQSALKGDKIATWITPRARLNGRVTRLLQWAPRFSAALGNATRCDGGALVPVWTEEFSVKLDRTGRSRTLLETAARNVWEAFGKTFPAVLAHGDFCGENILEDGPRHGVIDWELCDELSLPAYDLLDLCLWLSFRTEGSGRWDPFNALDRVLNGRDFLAQEMRKALGEYAREMRFPARILPEVLALAWAGYCLKKFRYLQQDETGSFARARAGVRKILDTPPEFLSGEGGTA, via the coding sequence ATGATCGGCGCCACCTCCGAATCGTTCCGGAGCTTCGCGGCCGAGGGCCTCGGTGTCGCGCCGCGCGATCTCACGGTGATGATGATCCACCGCCCCCACGAGGACAAGAACTACGTCGACCAGTCGATTTACTTCTACTTTCTGCCCCAGCAGCGCTATCCCGCGGTGGTCGGCAAGGTCGGCTTCGACAGGGATGGGGCCCGCTACCTGGAGCGCGAGCACCGCGGCCTGCAGGCGCTGGTGAGTCGCGGTCCGGCGATTCCGATCGAGTCGGTTCCCCGCCCGATCCTGTATCGCGAGATCTCCGGCAACTATCTCCTCCTGCAGTCGGCGCTCAAGGGGGACAAGATCGCCACCTGGATCACGCCCCGGGCACGTCTCAACGGCCGGGTCACGAGGCTGCTGCAGTGGGCCCCGCGGTTCAGCGCGGCGCTGGGCAACGCCACCCGCTGCGACGGCGGCGCCCTGGTCCCGGTCTGGACCGAGGAGTTCAGCGTCAAGCTGGACCGCACCGGCCGCTCACGCACGCTCCTGGAAACCGCCGCCCGCAACGTATGGGAGGCCTTTGGCAAGACCTTCCCGGCGGTCCTGGCGCACGGCGATTTCTGCGGCGAGAACATCCTCGAGGACGGCCCGCGCCACGGAGTGATCGACTGGGAGCTGTGCGACGAGCTCTCGCTGCCGGCGTACGACCTCCTGGACTTGTGCCTGTGGCTGTCGTTCCGCACCGAAGGGAGCGGCCGCTGGGATCCCTTCAACGCCCTCGACCGGGTGCTCAACGGCCGGGACTTCCTGGCGCAGGAGATGCGGAAAGCGCTGGGCGAGTACGCGCGCGAGATGCGCTTTCCGGCCCGCATCCTGCCCGAGGTCCTGGCGCTGGCCTGGGCCGGATACTGCCTGAAGAAGTTCCGTTACCTGCAGCAGGACGAGACCGGCAGCTTCGCCCGCGCCCGCGCGGGCGTGCGCAAGATTCTCGACACGCCGCCGGAGTTCCTCTCCGGTGAAGGGGGAACGGCGTGA
- a CDS encoding transcription termination/antitermination NusG family protein has product MTSGWYAIQTKPRKEEAVLASLGRNGLETYCPRTRRRRRLRGRRVQESVPLFPGYLFVRLQFPRDYAGIRWTPGLVRIVSHAGAPARIGEEIVEGIRTLERTGGLRIPALRLTPGSRVRVVQGPFTGFEGRVTAHLSGGERIRILLELFRRHAALDCDPDSLQPIAAAVGAA; this is encoded by the coding sequence ATGACATCCGGCTGGTATGCGATTCAGACCAAGCCTCGCAAGGAAGAGGCGGTTCTGGCGTCCCTGGGACGCAACGGGCTGGAAACCTACTGTCCTCGCACGCGGCGGCGGCGCCGCCTGCGGGGCAGGAGGGTCCAGGAGTCGGTGCCTCTTTTCCCGGGCTACCTGTTCGTCAGGCTGCAGTTTCCGCGCGACTATGCCGGCATCCGCTGGACGCCGGGGCTGGTGCGCATCGTCAGCCATGCCGGCGCGCCGGCGCGCATCGGCGAGGAGATCGTGGAAGGCATTCGCACCTTGGAGAGGACGGGAGGATTGCGAATCCCGGCGCTTCGCTTGACCCCCGGGTCACGCGTCCGCGTGGTACAGGGTCCCTTCACCGGCTTTGAGGGGCGCGTCACGGCCCACCTCAGCGGCGGCGAGCGGATCCGAATCCTGCTCGAATTGTTCAGAAGGCATGCGGCGCTGGATTGCGACCCCGACTCCCTGCAGCCCATTGCGGCAGCAGTCGGGGCGGCCTAA
- a CDS encoding glycosyltransferase family 2 protein yields MSFPLSRVAVIIPALNEEASLPRVLQAIPDGLVEQILVVDNGSTDKTAEAAAANGATVVREARRGYGSACLAGLDRLREHPPDIVVFLDGDFSDHPEEIKSLLAPIREAGCDLVIGSRVLGSAEPGALLPQARAGNLLAVFLLRVLYGARYTDLGPFRAVRFGRLLELGMEDRAYGWTVEMQARAALAGWKTMEVPVSYRRRIGRSKITGTVQGTLRAGIAILRTLVRLRLAASLRRESLPARR; encoded by the coding sequence ATGTCCTTTCCCCTGTCCCGCGTCGCCGTAATCATCCCCGCTCTCAACGAGGAAGCCTCCCTGCCCCGGGTGCTGCAGGCGATCCCCGACGGGCTCGTCGAGCAGATCCTGGTCGTCGACAATGGCTCGACCGATAAGACGGCCGAGGCAGCCGCGGCGAACGGCGCAACGGTCGTTCGCGAAGCGCGGCGCGGCTACGGCTCCGCCTGCCTCGCCGGGCTGGATAGGCTTCGGGAGCATCCCCCCGATATCGTCGTCTTCCTCGATGGAGATTTCAGTGATCATCCGGAGGAGATCAAGTCGCTGCTGGCCCCGATCCGCGAAGCGGGCTGCGATCTGGTGATCGGATCGCGGGTGTTGGGAAGCGCCGAGCCGGGCGCCCTGCTGCCGCAGGCGCGCGCCGGGAATCTCCTCGCCGTATTCCTCCTGCGGGTGCTCTACGGCGCGCGCTACACCGATCTCGGTCCCTTCCGGGCGGTGCGCTTCGGCCGGCTGCTGGAGCTTGGAATGGAGGATCGTGCCTATGGGTGGACCGTAGAGATGCAGGCGCGCGCCGCGCTGGCCGGCTGGAAGACCATGGAGGTGCCGGTCAGCTACCGGCGGCGCATCGGCCGCTCCAAGATCACGGGAACGGTGCAGGGGACATTGAGGGCGGGGATTGCCATCCTGCGCACGCTAGTGCGGCTCAGGCTGGCCGCGTCACTCCGCCGGGAATCGCTTCCCGCCCGGCGCTGA
- a CDS encoding HEAT repeat domain-containing protein, with the protein MPERTATGLRRARARRAALCLSALLIAGLSACAAEVDVEKLFVQSNSDDYEERVEARQRLAELIESGSVEPFAKGLQSPNVETRVQSILHLLAIHTPESKKPLVGELELSRRFNTFYNPIRLVPVSTPSDSRIMVAHILESKGGDPKAVEILADSYGKEPDTATRVATVYALGALQDKAAVPALHKALRDPEMDVVRAALEGLTQIRTPGIAGMLIEGLADQNETIRANSATALSSFGEPDAAKALLDALHKDPSPKVRLSAVGALPNAAGYAAFNPILSLLKDPHAPPEMKDQAATSLQSLTGQDFGQDAARWAKWWEQNKTTLAR; encoded by the coding sequence ATGCCCGAGCGCACCGCTACAGGACTCCGGCGGGCGCGCGCGCGCCGCGCCGCTCTGTGCCTCTCGGCGCTGCTCATTGCCGGGCTTTCGGCCTGTGCCGCGGAGGTCGACGTCGAGAAGCTGTTCGTGCAGTCCAACTCCGACGACTACGAGGAGCGCGTCGAGGCGCGGCAGCGGCTGGCCGAGCTGATCGAGAGCGGCAGCGTCGAGCCCTTCGCGAAAGGGCTGCAGAGCCCCAACGTCGAGACCCGCGTACAGTCGATCCTCCACCTGCTGGCGATCCACACCCCCGAGTCGAAGAAGCCGCTCGTCGGCGAGCTGGAGCTGTCGCGCCGGTTCAACACCTTCTACAACCCGATCCGCCTCGTTCCGGTGTCGACGCCCAGCGACAGCCGCATCATGGTGGCGCACATCCTGGAGTCGAAGGGAGGCGATCCCAAGGCGGTCGAGATCCTGGCGGACAGCTACGGCAAGGAGCCGGACACCGCCACCCGCGTCGCCACCGTCTACGCCCTGGGGGCCCTGCAGGACAAGGCGGCGGTCCCCGCGCTGCACAAGGCCCTGCGCGATCCCGAGATGGATGTCGTCCGCGCCGCCCTCGAAGGATTGACGCAGATCCGCACTCCGGGAATCGCGGGCATGCTGATCGAAGGGCTCGCCGACCAGAACGAGACCATCCGCGCCAACTCGGCCACGGCGCTCTCGTCCTTCGGGGAGCCGGACGCGGCGAAAGCGCTGCTCGACGCGCTGCACAAGGATCCTTCCCCCAAAGTCAGGCTCTCCGCCGTCGGCGCGCTGCCGAACGCCGCAGGCTACGCGGCATTCAATCCGATCCTCTCCCTCCTGAAAGATCCACACGCGCCCCCCGAGATGAAGGACCAGGCGGCGACCTCCCTGCAGAGCCTCACCGGACAGGATTTCGGTCAGGACGCCGCCCGGTGGGCGAAGTGGTGGGAGCAGAACAAGACCACCCTGGCCCGGTAG
- a CDS encoding polysaccharide biosynthesis/export family protein produces the protein MVRRHRAFLSAAALTLLLAPILVFADPPRTKVKESAPQPPGDYRIGVGDILNIQVWKEPDLTRSVPVRPDGKISFPLLDDIQAAGLSPIELKAILVEKLRQFLSEPRVTVLVDEVNSYKVYVMGEVVTPGVLTLKSKTNLLQVISLSGGFTPYAKRNDIVILRNNGKRDERISVSYDKILAGKSPEQNLLLEPGDTVVVP, from the coding sequence ATGGTAAGGCGTCACCGGGCTTTTCTTTCGGCCGCTGCTCTGACTCTTCTACTGGCCCCGATTCTGGTGTTCGCCGACCCACCGCGAACCAAAGTGAAAGAGTCGGCGCCGCAGCCCCCCGGCGACTATCGCATCGGCGTGGGCGACATCCTCAACATCCAGGTATGGAAGGAGCCCGATCTGACCCGCTCCGTGCCGGTCAGACCCGACGGCAAGATCTCCTTCCCGCTTCTGGACGACATCCAGGCCGCGGGCCTTTCCCCGATCGAGCTCAAGGCGATTCTGGTGGAGAAGCTGCGGCAGTTCCTCAGCGAGCCGCGCGTCACGGTCCTCGTCGACGAAGTCAACAGCTACAAGGTCTACGTCATGGGCGAAGTCGTGACCCCGGGCGTCCTCACGCTCAAATCCAAGACCAACCTGCTCCAGGTCATATCGCTCTCGGGCGGCTTCACGCCTTATGCCAAGCGCAACGACATCGTGATCCTGCGGAACAACGGCAAGCGGGACGAGAGGATCTCGGTGAGCTACGACAAGATTCTGGCCGGCAAGAGTCCCGAGCAGAATCTCTTGCTCGAGCCCGGGGATACGGTGGTCGTGCCATGA
- a CDS encoding DMT family transporter, translating to MHSAEIRRPFPPAAVLVVAVLAISWGSILVRYCTAGPLAIACLRLTFATLFLAPFVLPGLGRAAPRPRAAWRTLLAAGFLALHFGAWIASLRLTSIGSSVLLVSTQPLFSAQLSGAWLGERPGKRFYAGIAICLAGMLLLTGADFGSSRARLLGDALALLAAAAGAAYFVLGRSVRSDVPFGAYLFLVYGAAGAFLAVAAFLAHQPLIGFPSREFLPLAAMALFPSVLGHGGLNYAVRHLPAFTVSLAALGEPVLATLLARWLFDEPLSAGLLAGGSLILAGMLLAAAPAAKVQPA from the coding sequence GTGCATTCCGCCGAGATCCGCCGCCCGTTTCCTCCCGCCGCCGTGCTGGTCGTCGCCGTCCTGGCGATCTCCTGGGGCTCGATCCTGGTCCGATACTGCACCGCCGGTCCGCTGGCGATTGCCTGCCTGCGGCTCACCTTCGCCACCCTGTTCCTGGCTCCGTTCGTCCTGCCGGGTCTCGGCCGCGCTGCGCCGCGCCCACGCGCCGCTTGGCGCACCTTGCTGGCTGCGGGCTTCCTGGCGCTGCACTTCGGGGCCTGGATCGCCTCCTTGCGCCTGACCAGCATCGGCAGCTCGGTTCTCCTGGTTTCCACTCAGCCGCTGTTCTCGGCGCAGTTGTCGGGCGCCTGGCTCGGCGAGCGGCCCGGCAAGCGCTTCTACGCGGGGATCGCCATCTGCCTGGCCGGAATGCTCCTGCTCACGGGGGCCGATTTCGGCTCGTCGCGCGCGCGCCTGCTCGGGGATGCCCTGGCGCTGCTTGCGGCCGCTGCCGGCGCCGCCTATTTCGTTCTCGGCCGATCGGTACGCTCCGATGTCCCTTTCGGCGCCTATCTCTTCCTGGTCTACGGCGCCGCCGGGGCTTTTCTGGCGGTGGCGGCTTTTCTTGCCCATCAGCCGCTGATCGGATTCCCATCGCGCGAGTTTCTGCCGCTGGCGGCCATGGCCTTGTTTCCGAGCGTCCTCGGCCACGGCGGATTGAACTATGCCGTACGTCATCTGCCGGCCTTCACGGTCAGCCTGGCGGCATTGGGCGAGCCGGTGCTCGCCACGCTCCTCGCCCGATGGCTCTTCGACGAGCCGCTTTCCGCCGGGCTTCTCGCCGGCGGCTCGCTGATCCTCGCCGGGATGCTGCTGGCGGCGGCCCCGGCCGCCAAGGTGCAGCCGGCGTGA